The Marispirochaeta aestuarii genome contains a region encoding:
- a CDS encoding cation:proton antiporter domain-containing protein gives MKILELINGSMRIEELNALLFIGIALFGGTIGGRLFQKIRIPQVVGYILIGLALGESGMGFLSSVTLDRFQAINYFALGLISFSLGGELKFATLKKNGRQFTYILFLEALGAFFLVSLAVFWPLRLLFSDSVALAVSLLLGSIAAATAAAGTTDVLSEYRARGIVTSTLLGIIALDDILALFLFTILAGVAAPLLGFGGENLLASMMFPLYETFGAVALGLLSGFALIWLLKKYTEEEKIFVFAMGAILLVLGASIFLDVDMLMTAMIMGAVLVNKAPRKSKIVFNLIERFSTPIYVLFFVFVGASLKFASLSPLILLMIGIFILARFTGKTLGVRLGGRLSGAPNKLRKYLPYCLLSQSGVAVGLAIVAAQRFPGAVGETILIMVTTSTFILQLLGPTLIKYAVDKADEAGKNISEEVLKEQLKLAELLSPEDAFVRDATPISEVIHRFAETSFSELCVLDKNDRLIGVISFDNLKTVLVSSELNHFLLAVDIMSPLPVLASPELSLREAEKRMRKTGVEYIAAVDGEGRFRGIAEQRGIDSFARKRYLAMQET, from the coding sequence ATGAAGATTCTGGAACTGATTAATGGCAGCATGAGGATCGAGGAGCTGAATGCCCTGCTCTTCATCGGCATTGCGCTTTTCGGCGGTACCATAGGGGGGCGGCTTTTTCAGAAGATCAGGATACCCCAGGTTGTGGGGTATATCCTCATCGGTCTTGCCCTGGGGGAGTCGGGCATGGGCTTTCTCTCCTCCGTGACTCTGGACCGTTTTCAGGCGATCAACTATTTTGCCCTGGGATTGATAAGCTTCAGCCTGGGAGGGGAACTCAAATTCGCCACCCTGAAAAAGAACGGCCGGCAGTTTACCTATATACTGTTTTTAGAGGCCCTGGGTGCTTTCTTTCTGGTCAGCCTGGCAGTCTTCTGGCCCCTGCGGCTTCTTTTTTCCGATTCCGTCGCTCTTGCAGTCAGCCTTCTTCTGGGCAGTATTGCCGCTGCCACTGCTGCAGCCGGAACCACTGATGTTCTCTCGGAGTACCGGGCACGGGGTATTGTAACCTCCACCCTGCTGGGGATTATAGCTCTGGATGATATTCTCGCCCTGTTTCTGTTTACCATTCTCGCGGGAGTTGCGGCGCCTCTGCTGGGCTTCGGCGGAGAGAACCTTCTGGCTTCCATGATGTTTCCCCTCTACGAAACCTTCGGCGCGGTGGCCCTTGGCCTGCTTTCGGGCTTTGCATTGATCTGGCTTTTGAAGAAATACACCGAAGAGGAGAAGATCTTCGTCTTTGCCATGGGGGCGATTCTTCTGGTCCTTGGGGCCTCCATCTTTCTTGATGTCGACATGCTTATGACCGCCATGATCATGGGTGCCGTCCTGGTAAATAAAGCTCCCAGGAAAAGCAAAATTGTTTTTAATCTGATCGAGCGGTTTTCCACGCCCATCTATGTTCTCTTTTTCGTTTTTGTCGGTGCATCGCTTAAATTTGCAAGCCTGTCTCCCCTGATTCTCCTGATGATCGGAATATTCATCCTTGCCCGTTTTACGGGAAAAACTCTGGGTGTACGTCTTGGCGGTCGTCTTTCGGGAGCGCCGAATAAACTCAGGAAATATCTTCCCTATTGTCTGCTCAGCCAGTCCGGTGTGGCTGTCGGTCTGGCCATTGTTGCAGCCCAGCGTTTTCCCGGCGCCGTCGGCGAAACGATTCTGATCATGGTTACCACCTCCACATTCATACTGCAGCTGCTGGGGCCGACCCTGATTAAATACGCCGTCGATAAAGCGGATGAGGCCGGGAAAAATATCAGCGAGGAGGTCCTTAAAGAGCAGCTCAAGCTTGCGGAACTCCTGAGCCCGGAGGATGCCTTTGTCAGGGACGCGACTCCCATCAGCGAAGTAATACACCGTTTTGCCGAGACCTCCTTCAGCGAACTGTGCGTGCTGGATAAAAACGACCGGCTTATCGGGGTAATAAGCTTCGATAATCTGAAGACCGTACTCGTTTCATCGGAACTGAACCATTTTCTGCTGGCTGTGGATATCATGAGTCCTCTTCCCGTGCTCGCCT
- a CDS encoding PTS sugar transporter subunit IIA has protein sequence MHLNRLITPDSILLLKEAGKTDTLGQLVSSVPEAASSLSGKEILEKLLAREELMSTGIGLGLGIPHIRAAGINTPVLRIGVQPKGIPDYESIDGLPVKILFMILLKEDQQREHVALLSEIVSLMKMEHLRNQLAAISSAQQGYDLLRDYLNGTTEQKV, from the coding sequence ATGCATTTGAATAGACTGATTACCCCGGACTCGATTCTGCTGCTCAAGGAGGCTGGAAAAACCGATACCCTGGGACAGCTTGTCTCCTCGGTGCCGGAGGCCGCTTCTTCCCTGAGCGGCAAGGAGATTCTGGAGAAACTCCTTGCCAGGGAGGAGCTTATGAGCACCGGAATTGGTCTGGGGCTCGGTATTCCCCATATACGCGCTGCTGGAATCAATACGCCTGTGCTGCGGATCGGCGTTCAGCCCAAAGGGATCCCGGATTATGAGTCCATAGACGGTCTGCCGGTAAAAATACTCTTTATGATTCTTTTAAAAGAGGATCAGCAGCGGGAGCACGTGGCCCTGCTGTCGGAAATTGTCTCCCTTATGAAGATGGAGCACCTGCGGAATCAGCTTGCGGCAATCTCCTCGGCTCAGCAGGGTTATGATCTTCTCCGGGATTATCTGAACGGAACGACGGAGCAGAAGGTATGA
- a CDS encoding FecR family protein has protein sequence MRVKICVYSLVLMFISITIIAESWMIAYIEGETHIHRGSTQEIADFGSRLQPGDTVSTGAASLAILESSRGSKIKMKENTRLRLDSLEENVKVHLQRGGVFSRIVRLLKDSFTVTTPSVAAGVRGTEFFIAYGLVIEDEADIWLCVNEGSVAVRSAQQEVLVQAGEGVNIINGSRITEPRFYPWTRGLNWNTDPEAGNVRDTTDLIALYYDLLDIDYD, from the coding sequence ATGAGAGTAAAAATATGTGTGTATTCCCTGGTCCTCATGTTTATCAGCATTACAATAATAGCAGAAAGCTGGATGATAGCCTACATCGAAGGCGAAACCCATATTCACCGTGGAAGCACGCAGGAAATCGCGGATTTCGGTTCTCGGCTGCAACCCGGTGATACCGTGTCGACCGGAGCTGCCTCCCTGGCAATACTGGAGAGCAGCCGGGGAAGCAAAATAAAAATGAAGGAAAACACCCGGCTTCGCCTGGACAGCCTGGAGGAGAATGTGAAAGTTCATCTTCAGCGGGGAGGCGTTTTCTCCCGGATTGTCCGTCTTCTTAAGGACTCCTTTACCGTCACAACACCGTCGGTAGCTGCGGGGGTACGGGGAACGGAGTTCTTCATCGCCTACGGCCTGGTAATAGAGGATGAGGCGGACATCTGGCTCTGCGTCAACGAAGGTTCAGTGGCAGTCAGGTCGGCACAGCAGGAGGTCCTGGTACAGGCCGGAGAGGGGGTCAATATTATAAACGGGTCCAGGATTACAGAGCCAAGGTTTTATCCCTGGACCCGTGGGCTGAACTGGAATACCGATCCGGAAGCTGGAAATGTCCGGGACACCACCGATCTGATCGCTCTTTACTACGATTTACTGGATATCGATTATGACTGA
- a CDS encoding saccharopine dehydrogenase family protein: protein MARLMIIGAGGVGTVVAHKAARHSGNFTEILLASRTKERCDAIAAAVEEKTGVRIATAGVDAEDVPALTALLKDFSPDIVINVALPYQDLCIMDACLAAGVNYLDTANYEPRDEAKFEYKWQWAYKKKFEDAGLTAILGCGFDPGVTGVFTAYAAKHYFDEINYLDIIDCNAGDHGKAFATNFNPEINIREVTQKGKYWENGKWVYTEPHEIHQPVTYPNIGPKESYLIYHEELESLVKNFPSLKRARFWMTFGQEYLTHLRVIQNIGMARIDPIIYKGIEIVPIQFLKAVLPDPGELGENYTGETSIGCRIRGLAGGKERGYYIWNNCSHEDAYKETGAQGVSYTTGVPAVVGALMFIQGKWKGPGVYNVEEFDPDPFLEQLASDGLPWHEEHDGDLEL from the coding sequence ATGGCACGACTGATGATTATCGGGGCCGGCGGTGTGGGAACCGTTGTTGCCCATAAAGCTGCCCGGCACAGCGGGAATTTCACTGAAATACTCCTTGCAAGCCGCACTAAAGAAAGGTGCGATGCGATAGCCGCTGCGGTGGAGGAGAAAACCGGGGTGCGCATTGCTACGGCGGGTGTTGACGCCGAGGACGTTCCCGCGTTGACGGCGCTCCTCAAGGACTTTTCCCCCGACATCGTTATCAATGTGGCTCTGCCCTATCAGGATCTGTGCATTATGGATGCCTGCCTTGCCGCCGGGGTAAATTACCTGGATACCGCCAACTATGAACCCAGGGATGAAGCAAAATTCGAATACAAATGGCAGTGGGCCTATAAAAAGAAGTTCGAGGACGCCGGACTTACGGCGATCCTGGGCTGCGGTTTTGATCCGGGGGTAACCGGGGTCTTTACCGCCTACGCTGCAAAACACTATTTTGACGAGATCAACTACCTGGATATCATCGACTGTAACGCCGGGGACCACGGAAAGGCTTTCGCAACCAATTTCAATCCGGAAATCAACATTCGCGAGGTTACCCAGAAAGGAAAATACTGGGAAAACGGAAAGTGGGTCTACACGGAACCCCACGAGATCCATCAGCCCGTCACCTATCCGAATATCGGCCCCAAAGAGTCCTACCTTATCTACCACGAGGAGCTGGAGTCCCTGGTAAAAAACTTTCCCAGCCTGAAGCGGGCCCGCTTCTGGATGACCTTCGGCCAGGAGTACCTGACTCACCTGCGGGTGATTCAGAATATCGGGATGGCCAGGATCGATCCGATCATCTACAAAGGCATAGAGATTGTGCCGATCCAGTTCCTGAAGGCCGTTCTTCCCGATCCCGGAGAACTGGGAGAAAACTACACCGGGGAAACCTCCATCGGCTGCCGTATCCGCGGCCTTGCAGGGGGTAAGGAGCGCGGCTACTACATCTGGAACAACTGCAGCCACGAAGACGCCTATAAGGAGACCGGCGCCCAGGGGGTCAGCTATACCACCGGCGTCCCGGCAGTGGTGGGGGCTCTGATGTTCATCCAGGGAAAATGGAAGGGCCCCGGCGTGTACAACGTTGAGGAGTTTGATCCCGATCCCTTCCTTGAGCAGCTTGCATCCGACGGACTGCCCTGGCATGAGGAGCATGACGGGGATCTTGAGTTATAG
- a CDS encoding sensor histidine kinase, translating to MSSTALPERLDRAQIEKQRVKLKEGFPFDALFTRIDFLLFVLNRQRQIVESYPEDAGRFHEDLLEGLGLRPGEALGCVHAKSCPGGCGTSQACRFCGLALAVLEAQEEGISVKRRCLLRRSGAVSEEGIEYQVTAVPISWENEPYILLFLEDRSDEKRRMVMERLFFHDVLNTATGLRMHLELLARKDLPPGVRADVTKLLEISSSLTGEIEDQKTLSGAENGTLQVRKDFVHSLELLKVLADQFSGFAEKRGVSIEIRPFAEVFSLITDAGLLRRVVGNMLKNALEASESGDTVTLFCGTRSGGKVFSVWNPGVMDEEARLRVFTRSFSTKGENRGLGTYSMKLLGEGYLKASVGFTSTEQDGTEFHILFVDSSRPSL from the coding sequence ATGAGTAGTACGGCCCTTCCGGAACGCCTTGATCGTGCTCAGATCGAGAAACAGCGGGTAAAACTGAAAGAGGGCTTCCCCTTCGATGCGCTTTTTACCCGCATCGATTTCCTCCTTTTTGTACTGAACCGGCAGCGGCAGATCGTGGAAAGCTATCCTGAGGATGCCGGCCGGTTTCATGAGGATCTGCTGGAAGGTCTCGGCCTGCGTCCCGGAGAGGCCCTGGGCTGCGTTCACGCCAAAAGCTGCCCCGGGGGCTGCGGCACCTCCCAAGCCTGCCGCTTCTGCGGGCTGGCTCTGGCCGTTTTGGAAGCCCAGGAAGAGGGTATCTCCGTCAAGCGCCGCTGTCTGCTGCGGCGGAGCGGCGCCGTATCCGAGGAGGGGATTGAGTACCAGGTAACTGCGGTCCCGATCTCCTGGGAGAATGAACCGTACATTCTGCTGTTTCTCGAGGACAGGAGCGATGAAAAGCGCCGCATGGTAATGGAGCGCCTCTTTTTTCATGATGTGCTCAATACCGCCACGGGTTTGCGGATGCACCTTGAACTGCTGGCCCGCAAGGATCTGCCGCCGGGTGTGCGGGCGGATGTTACGAAACTTCTTGAGATCAGCAGCAGTCTCACCGGCGAAATCGAGGACCAGAAGACCCTCAGCGGGGCGGAAAACGGTACCCTCCAGGTGCGGAAGGATTTTGTCCACTCCCTGGAGCTGCTGAAAGTCCTGGCTGACCAGTTCAGCGGTTTCGCTGAAAAGCGGGGTGTTTCCATTGAGATCCGACCCTTTGCAGAGGTATTCTCCCTGATTACCGACGCCGGACTCCTGAGGCGGGTGGTGGGCAACATGCTGAAGAACGCCCTTGAAGCCTCCGAATCGGGAGATACGGTTACTCTTTTCTGCGGTACCCGCTCCGGGGGAAAAGTTTTCAGTGTCTGGAATCCCGGAGTCATGGATGAGGAAGCCCGGCTCAGAGTTTTCACCCGCTCCTTCTCCACCAAGGGGGAGAACCGGGGCCTCGGGACCTACAGCATGAAACTACTGGGTGAGGGGTATTTAAAGGCCTCCGTCGGGTTTACCAGCACTGAACAGGACGGAACAGAGTTCCATATCCTCTTCGTCGATTCTTCCCGCCCCTCCCTTTGA
- a CDS encoding TraB/GumN family protein: MKDIHVSDTVTRIKLRNKEVVLIGTAHVSSESADEVERVIREEKPDHVCIEIDEGRFAAMKKKQSWESMNIGQVMKQGKAFLLLVNLVLTSFQRRMGMDLGIAPGEEMKRAVSVCEEEDISFSFADREIQTTLRRAWAKSGFWGKNKLVAALLSSAFTNEKLSEEEIERLKEKSALEDMMQELAGYLPSVKEVLIDERDRFLATKIFQAPGERNVAVIGAGHGPGIIRILHELDEENGNTDLSDISSVPPRGRISRVLPWLVPAVILVIVGLGFVSSGWQNALSMLWMWVLVNGTLSALGAIIALAHPLTIILSFVAAPITSLNPTIGVGIVAGLIEGVLRKPRVKDFETLHDDILSIRGFYRNRFTHALLVFFLSSVGSAVGTFIGIPYLTSLIGG; this comes from the coding sequence GTGAAGGATATCCATGTAAGCGATACGGTGACCAGAATAAAGCTGCGGAACAAGGAAGTCGTTCTGATCGGAACCGCCCATGTCTCCTCAGAGAGTGCCGACGAGGTGGAACGGGTAATCCGGGAAGAGAAGCCCGATCATGTCTGTATTGAGATTGACGAAGGCCGATTCGCGGCCATGAAAAAGAAGCAGAGCTGGGAAAGCATGAATATCGGCCAGGTCATGAAGCAGGGAAAGGCCTTTCTGCTTCTGGTCAACCTGGTGCTTACCTCCTTTCAGCGACGCATGGGAATGGACCTGGGTATTGCCCCGGGGGAGGAGATGAAACGGGCGGTCTCTGTTTGCGAAGAGGAGGATATCTCCTTTTCCTTTGCCGACCGGGAGATCCAGACCACCCTGCGACGGGCCTGGGCCAAATCCGGATTCTGGGGCAAGAACAAGCTCGTTGCGGCCCTCCTGAGTTCCGCGTTTACCAACGAGAAGCTCTCGGAAGAGGAGATAGAACGCCTCAAGGAGAAGAGCGCTCTGGAAGACATGATGCAGGAGCTTGCCGGTTATCTGCCGTCCGTAAAGGAGGTGCTGATTGATGAGCGGGATCGTTTTCTGGCAACAAAGATCTTCCAGGCCCCTGGAGAACGCAACGTAGCGGTAATCGGAGCCGGGCACGGTCCCGGTATTATCAGGATCCTCCACGAACTTGACGAGGAGAACGGGAATACTGATTTATCCGATATCAGCAGTGTTCCCCCCCGGGGAAGAATCTCCCGGGTGCTGCCCTGGCTTGTACCGGCGGTAATCCTTGTAATTGTAGGCCTCGGTTTTGTCAGTTCCGGCTGGCAGAACGCCCTCTCCATGCTCTGGATGTGGGTGCTGGTCAACGGAACCCTCTCGGCCCTGGGAGCGATTATTGCCCTGGCCCATCCCCTGACGATTATTTTGTCCTTTGTGGCGGCGCCGATTACCTCGCTGAATCCGACCATCGGGGTGGGTATCGTCGCCGGGCTTATCGAAGGGGTCCTGAGAAAGCCCCGGGTAAAGGACTTTGAGACCCTCCATGACGATATTCTGAGTATCCGCGGATTTTACCGCAACCGCTTTACCCATGCGCTGCTGGTCTTTTTTCTCTCCTCCGTGGGGAGCGCCGTCGGCACCTTTATCGGAATTCCCTATCTGACCTCCCTGATCGGAGGCTGA
- a CDS encoding tetratricopeptide repeat protein, which translates to MSATHRIFSPLLVSLLAAYIFFGCATAPKTVEPEPEAIPETSLEEETYRGVSYYAATGDPSAAISAFERAKREAPEDPETRVLYSSLLLAVGQFDEAESELEAVLKENPENINALYNLSLVQGARGENKDRESTLEEILSIDAGEPRANASLGELYLERREYRKAKESFRRSLESDPDSFVARLGYANALRRTEDYQESVEQFNEAARIDPDYSFVYADRARSKLRLGNPKGAEEDLTRAIEALPDHYWHYIDRGKVRLIDLAKPSLALEDFDRAVEINPELFYAYVYRGGILIDLGRYAEALKDLEFVISRRPDYYPVYPDLGMLYVLAERYPEARRLYRMSSEQDQENPGFKLMVGALYFVEGDAEKGTEYFRGIVNTFPRDSGAYHVARTFVEPGYEGTALRKLKEEKQPLLKSQMFFYLGMFYITHDMSALGETLLMETADANILSLRETRLAREFLKRRGVIE; encoded by the coding sequence ATGTCAGCTACGCACCGCATATTCTCCCCGCTTCTTGTTTCTCTCCTGGCTGCCTATATTTTCTTCGGTTGTGCCACGGCGCCAAAAACTGTAGAACCTGAACCCGAAGCGATACCGGAAACCAGCCTGGAGGAAGAGACCTACCGGGGCGTCAGCTACTACGCCGCCACCGGAGATCCCTCAGCGGCGATCTCCGCCTTCGAACGGGCGAAGCGGGAGGCTCCGGAGGACCCGGAAACCCGGGTTCTCTACTCTTCGCTGCTTTTGGCGGTGGGACAGTTCGACGAAGCGGAGTCGGAGCTTGAAGCGGTCCTTAAGGAGAACCCGGAGAATATAAATGCCCTCTACAACCTTTCCCTTGTGCAGGGTGCCCGGGGAGAAAACAAGGACAGGGAATCAACGCTGGAGGAGATCCTGAGTATAGATGCGGGAGAGCCCCGGGCGAACGCCTCCCTGGGCGAACTCTACCTGGAACGCAGGGAATACCGCAAAGCGAAGGAATCCTTCCGGCGCAGCCTGGAATCGGATCCCGACAGCTTTGTTGCCCGCCTGGGTTACGCGAATGCCCTCAGAAGGACCGAGGACTATCAGGAATCAGTCGAGCAGTTCAATGAGGCCGCCAGAATCGACCCGGATTACTCCTTCGTCTATGCCGACCGTGCCCGCAGCAAACTCAGGCTCGGAAACCCCAAAGGCGCGGAAGAGGATCTGACCAGGGCCATAGAGGCGCTCCCGGACCACTACTGGCACTATATTGACCGGGGCAAGGTGCGGCTCATCGATCTTGCAAAACCGTCCCTGGCCCTGGAGGATTTCGACCGTGCCGTTGAGATCAACCCTGAGCTTTTTTACGCCTACGTCTATCGGGGAGGCATCCTGATAGATCTGGGGCGCTACGCTGAGGCCCTGAAGGATCTTGAGTTTGTTATTTCCAGGCGGCCGGACTACTATCCGGTATATCCGGATCTCGGTATGCTCTATGTGCTGGCAGAGCGCTACCCGGAGGCCCGCCGTCTTTATCGCATGAGCAGTGAACAGGATCAGGAGAACCCCGGATTCAAGCTGATGGTCGGGGCTCTCTATTTTGTGGAAGGGGATGCCGAGAAGGGAACAGAGTATTTCCGGGGTATCGTGAATACCTTTCCGCGGGATTCCGGGGCCTATCATGTTGCCAGGACTTTTGTGGAACCCGGCTACGAGGGAACGGCCCTGAGGAAGCTGAAAGAGGAGAAGCAGCCTCTTCTGAAAAGTCAGATGTTTTTTTATCTGGGGATGTTCTACATCACCCATGATATGTCCGCCCTGGGGGAGACCCTTTTAATGGAGACGGCGGACGCGAATATTCTCTCCCTCCGGGAGACACGGCTTGCCAGGGAGTTCCTGAAGCGCCGGGGAGTTATTGAGTGA
- a CDS encoding glutathione peroxidase, with the protein MKSPFYSFQAESLQGKPVSFDEYEGRVVLVVNTASKCGLTPQYEGLETLYKKYRDRGLVILGFPCNQFGNQEPGNENSIQEGCLINYGVSFPVFRKIDVNGNDAHPLFAYLTKSLPGIFGGKIKWNFTKFLLDRRGNPVKRYAPSTKPEKLEPAIRMLLDKS; encoded by the coding sequence ATGAAATCACCATTTTACAGTTTTCAGGCAGAAAGCCTGCAGGGTAAACCGGTATCCTTCGATGAATACGAAGGCAGGGTTGTGCTGGTCGTCAATACCGCAAGCAAATGCGGTTTAACCCCTCAATATGAAGGTCTCGAAACACTCTATAAAAAGTATCGGGATCGGGGACTCGTAATACTTGGATTTCCCTGCAATCAGTTCGGCAATCAGGAACCGGGAAACGAGAACTCGATACAAGAAGGATGTCTGATCAATTACGGAGTCAGCTTTCCCGTATTCAGAAAAATCGACGTAAACGGAAATGACGCTCATCCGCTTTTCGCCTACCTGACTAAATCCCTTCCGGGAATATTCGGAGGAAAAATCAAGTGGAACTTTACCAAGTTCCTGCTGGATCGAAGGGGTAATCCCGTAAAAAGGTATGCCCCGTCGACAAAACCGGAAAAACTGGAACCTGCAATCAGGATGTTGCTGGATAAGAGCTGA
- a CDS encoding MarR family winged helix-turn-helix transcriptional regulator: protein MADSDDVLKLENQLCFPFYAVSRLITRHYQPLLEKLNLTYPQYLVLLVLWERQSSSVTELSRILLLNSNTLTPLLKRLAAQGYIERTRSDEDERRVMISLTERGWNLRKEALGIPEKLVASLEYSEEDLIALKKLIDPFLEALKK, encoded by the coding sequence ATGGCTGATTCTGATGATGTACTGAAACTGGAAAACCAGCTCTGTTTTCCCTTTTACGCGGTCTCCCGGCTCATTACCCGTCATTATCAGCCCCTGCTGGAAAAACTGAACCTGACCTACCCGCAGTACCTGGTTCTTCTGGTACTGTGGGAGCGTCAGTCCTCCAGCGTTACGGAGCTGAGCCGGATTCTTCTGCTCAACTCAAACACCCTGACCCCCCTGCTCAAACGCCTGGCAGCGCAGGGTTATATCGAGCGCACCCGCAGCGACGAAGATGAACGGAGGGTAATGATCAGTCTTACAGAAAGGGGCTGGAATCTGCGCAAAGAAGCCCTCGGCATTCCAGAAAAGCTGGTCGCCTCCCTGGAGTATTCAGAGGAAGATCTCATTGCATTGAAAAAACTGATCGATCCTTTCCTGGAAGCTTTGAAAAAATAG
- a CDS encoding MFS transporter, which translates to MITDFLTQDEREKGVRLLLWHALFNGLGYGFLAETIIYLLALQFNPSNTQLGFISSAIHIAGLVLLFVPRLTNGMNLRKLFFSAWMFRGAVSSFYVLLLFTRGQTAVVLILGIYALFCISRIVGASMAEPVQQMVASTETRGRFIAQMFISNQSARLVSQLISYLLTSIAIMSELNSLLVLIGLGVVTNTISALYLRRIPYREKSQYQKGSNLYRVLLRTVKNREQLLVIFIRCFSLSAAVLIGFTTPFLRVVVGYAQNMVFLYSLVGTAGMIVSGLFLRPIVDNVGSKPLLMASFTGQAAIFIIWAGLKDAPLGLFLGLGFFTTFLQASVFQLVARLVYNVIPEEDKISFMSLLNFITAVFSFLAGIAGGLLIDLAAKISLPFGSDYSLTFTAGSIYCAIAFLLVFSLRDQGSLGMRETANIIFSPRNFKTFLDIYTFNLTANPVKRQNILTALNFSPTPQAEQELRQILNNPIAPEKDQILISLYTNPRPRLLGLIIREAENPESAQRSSAIFALGAYPGEKSRNALRGLYQSEDPRVSCAAAKSLARIGNPVHPEELEGRLISVDLPTRAMQDLMVALSVAGEHERYLRSLFQLCPAYRGDYHLQSILALAAALEDYSPRLDLIYSRENNRSGGGLSIIIEETRPFKPFFDDLRTIQEYYRNGRHEELRDWCCRVVSDYTLDEHPVALSMKSDSGHPSSSLSLGRLYFTFQLMNLLRRPGK; encoded by the coding sequence ATGATCACCGATTTTCTTACCCAGGACGAACGAGAAAAAGGAGTCCGGCTGCTTCTCTGGCACGCCCTCTTCAACGGGCTGGGTTACGGTTTTCTTGCAGAGACGATAATTTATCTGCTGGCCCTGCAGTTCAATCCCTCCAACACCCAGCTGGGTTTTATCTCGTCGGCTATTCATATTGCGGGACTCGTACTGCTTTTCGTCCCCCGGCTGACCAACGGCATGAACCTGCGAAAACTCTTTTTCTCCGCCTGGATGTTCCGCGGCGCGGTGAGCTCCTTTTACGTACTGCTGCTCTTTACCCGGGGGCAGACGGCGGTGGTCCTTATTCTTGGCATCTATGCCCTCTTCTGTATCTCCCGTATTGTCGGGGCCTCCATGGCCGAGCCGGTGCAGCAGATGGTGGCTTCCACGGAAACCCGGGGGCGCTTTATCGCCCAGATGTTCATCAGCAACCAGTCCGCCCGGCTGGTCAGCCAGCTCATCAGCTACCTCTTGACCTCCATCGCAATCATGAGCGAATTGAACAGTCTGCTTGTTCTGATAGGCCTTGGAGTAGTAACCAATACGATCTCGGCCCTTTACCTGCGCAGGATTCCCTACCGGGAAAAGAGCCAGTATCAGAAAGGGAGCAACCTCTACCGGGTACTCCTTCGGACGGTAAAAAACCGGGAGCAGTTACTGGTGATCTTTATCCGCTGTTTCAGCCTTTCCGCCGCGGTGCTCATCGGTTTTACCACCCCCTTCCTGCGGGTAGTGGTGGGCTACGCCCAGAACATGGTGTTTCTTTATTCCCTGGTAGGTACGGCGGGAATGATTGTAAGCGGCCTGTTCCTGCGGCCCATCGTGGACAATGTGGGGTCCAAGCCCCTTTTGATGGCCTCCTTTACCGGTCAAGCGGCCATCTTTATTATCTGGGCCGGCCTCAAGGATGCACCCCTGGGACTTTTTCTGGGCCTGGGATTTTTTACCACCTTTCTGCAGGCCTCGGTTTTTCAGCTGGTCGCCCGGCTCGTGTATAACGTGATCCCCGAGGAGGACAAGATCAGCTTCATGTCCCTGCTGAACTTTATCACCGCCGTATTCTCCTTCCTGGCCGGTATTGCAGGAGGTCTCCTCATCGACCTGGCGGCAAAAATCAGCCTTCCCTTCGGCTCCGACTACAGTCTCACCTTTACAGCAGGCTCAATATACTGCGCCATAGCCTTCCTGCTGGTATTCAGCCTGCGGGACCAGGGTAGCCTGGGTATGCGGGAAACCGCGAACATCATCTTCTCGCCCCGGAACTTCAAGACCTTCCTGGATATCTACACCTTCAACCTGACGGCCAATCCGGTAAAGCGGCAGAATATCCTTACCGCGCTGAACTTCTCTCCCACACCTCAGGCGGAGCAGGAGCTGCGGCAGATCCTGAACAACCCGATTGCCCCGGAGAAGGACCAGATACTTATTTCCCTCTATACGAACCCCAGACCCCGGCTCCTGGGGCTCATAATCCGGGAAGCGGAGAACCCGGAATCCGCCCAGCGCTCCAGCGCCATCTTCGCCCTGGGGGCCTACCCGGGAGAAAAGAGCCGAAACGCCCTGCGCGGGCTCTATCAGTCGGAGGATCCCCGGGTATCCTGCGCCGCGGCCAAGTCCCTGGCCCGGATCGGAAACCCTGTTCATCCCGAAGAGCTTGAAGGTCGCCTGATCTCCGTCGACCTTCCCACCCGGGCGATGCAGGACCTGATGGTTGCCCTTTCAGTGGCGGGGGAACATGAGCGTTACCTCCGCTCCCTCTTTCAGCTCTGTCCGGCCTACCGGGGCGATTACCATCTGCAGAGCATCCTGGCCCTCGCCGCAGCCCTGGAGGATTATTCCCCCCGTCTCGACCTTATCTATTCCCGGGAGAACAACAGAAGCGGCGGCGGGCTGTCCATCATCATCGAAGAGACCCGCCCCTTCAAACCCTTTTTCGATGACCTCCGGACCATTCAGGAATACTATCGCAACGGTCGGCATGAAGAGCTCCGGGACTGGTGCTGCAGGGTCGTTTCCGACTACACCCTGGACGAGCATCCGGTGGCCCTCTCGATGAAATCCGACTCGGGCCATCCCTCTTCTTCGCTGAGTCTTGGGCGCCTGTATTTCACCTTTCAGTTGATGAATCTTCTTCGTCGTCCCGGGAAGTAG